Below is a genomic region from Clostridiaceae bacterium.
GTTATTTGCCCAAGATAGTCCGCTCCTCTGCTGATATCAATTGATATTATATCCAGCGGTAATCCGGATCGGCAACCATCCAAGGCTTCTTTCATACATATCTTTGCTTTTTCCATAAGGTTCTTATGTCTTATGTTAGTAATGATAATTTCATTACTGTAATTTATCTCTCCCCCTACAAACAATTTATATATTTTGTCTGTCAGCTCCTCTACTCCTGTACCTTTCAGGAGAGAAACCTTCACTGTTTCTATCCCTTCAAGTTTGTTCTTGATATCATTTTCTGTTTTATTACATTCTTTTTCTTCTACCAAATCTATTTTATTAATTAAGACTATAATCTTTTTATCTTTTGCTTTTTGTACCATTTCCAGATCTTCGTTGCTAATACCTGTCCTTACATCAATCATCAATATTACAAGATCTGCTGCTAAAATTTCCTTTTCTGTCTTTTGAACACCTATTTTTTCCACAGGATCTTCTGTTTCACGTATACCTGCAGTATCCAGTATTCTCATAGGTATACCCTTAATATTTATATAATCTTCAATAACATCTCTGGTAGTACCGGGTATATCTGTTACTATGGCTCTGTCTTTCCCGGTAAGTTCATTTAACAGCGATGATTTTCCTACATTTGGTTTCCCAACTATTACTGCTTTTATGCCCTCTTTAATAATTCTTCCTTTTTCAAAGCTTTTTATCAAATTCTCCAGTTCATAATAGGTTTCATGAATGGTACTGCAGGTCTC
It encodes:
- the mnmE gene encoding tRNA uridine-5-carboxymethylaminomethyl(34) synthesis GTPase MnmE — its product is MQTDDTIAAISTPAGTGGIGIIRISGDKAFEIAEKIFIGKKDFSNIKSHTIKYGKIIDPSAGEIIDEVLISKMRKPHTFTREDMVEINCHGGMTVLRNVLELVIREGARLAEPGEFTKRAFLNGRIDLSQAEAVIDIINSKTKESSKAAIEQLEGKLSRRLKEIRKKLISLIANIEVNIEYPEYDIEEITLEETCSTIHETYYELENLIKSFEKGRIIKEGIKAVIVGKPNVGKSSLLNELTGKDRAIVTDIPGTTRDVIEDYINIKGIPMRILDTAGIRETEDPVEKIGVQKTEKEILAADLVILMIDVRTGISNEDLEMVQKAKDKKIIVLINKIDLVEEKECNKTENDIKNKLEGIETVKVSLLKGTGVEELTDKIYKLFVGGEINYSNEIIITNIRHKNLMEKAKICMKEALDGCRSGLPLDIISIDISRGADYLGQITGETVSEDVLHEIFSRFCLGK